One window of the Bacteroides sp. genome contains the following:
- the mutS gene encoding DNA mismatch repair protein MutS: protein MKQYYAIKAKHPDALLLFRVGDFYETFGDDAITTSEILGIVLTRRANGAASYVELAGFPYHALDTYLPKLVKAGQRVAICEQLEDPKLTKKIVKRGVTELVTPGIAFSDKVLDHKENNFLAALHFSEGIVGAAFLDVSTGEFLTDQGKPEYIDKLLQSFRPSEVVVQKNELRNFQAIFPGKYYTTTFEDWVFTREFADDLLLKHFGTVSFKGFGIENLHSGIIAAGAVMHYLSETRHEQIAHINRISRIDEHQFVWLDKFTIRNLEILYSANENATTLIQVLDHTISPMGSRLLKRWIVLPLKDRQLINERHDVVEFLLKNQELAGKLGGYIRQIGDLERLISKVAVGKVNPREVLQIQKALEALEPMRRLCLDSGCLPLQKAGDQINPCNLIRERIAKEIKSEPSASITKGNVIADGVSDELDELRGMAFSGKDYLARLRQREIERTGIPNIKISYNNVFGYYLEVTNTHKDKVPDDWERKQTLVNNERYITAELKEYETKILSAEERILQKEEELFNALVTALQEYIEPIQVNASVVGRIDVLLCFATVARQYNYFRPEINDSFVLDIKGGRHPVIEQQLPPGEEYVANDVLLDNEHQQILMITGPNMSGKSALLRQTALIVLMAQMGCFVPAEKASIGYIDKIFTRVGASDNISSGESTFMVEMNETASILNNISNRSLILLDEIGRGTSTYDGISIAWAIAEFLHEHPMFRAKTLFATHYHELNEMATAFPRIRNFNVSIKEMHNQVIFLRKLVPGGSEHSFGIHVARMAGMPAVVIDRANQVMSQLEKTHSHEELAGKAGSGKGKPGKKDKDNYQLSFFQLDDPLLEQIKEDILNTDINTLTPVEALMKLNEIKRLLGK from the coding sequence ATGAAGCAGTATTATGCCATCAAGGCCAAGCATCCCGATGCCCTGTTGTTGTTCAGGGTGGGCGACTTTTATGAGACCTTTGGCGATGATGCCATCACTACTTCGGAGATCCTTGGCATTGTGCTGACCCGCAGGGCTAACGGGGCTGCCTCCTATGTGGAGCTGGCCGGATTTCCCTATCACGCCCTCGACACTTATCTCCCCAAGCTGGTAAAGGCCGGGCAGCGGGTGGCCATCTGCGAACAGCTGGAAGACCCCAAACTAACCAAAAAAATTGTCAAGCGGGGGGTAACCGAACTGGTCACACCTGGTATTGCCTTCAGCGACAAGGTTCTCGATCATAAAGAGAATAATTTCCTGGCAGCCCTGCATTTTTCTGAGGGGATCGTTGGCGCCGCCTTCCTGGATGTTTCAACAGGTGAGTTCCTTACCGACCAGGGTAAACCCGAATACATCGATAAGCTGTTGCAAAGCTTTCGCCCCAGTGAAGTGGTGGTGCAGAAAAACGAATTGCGTAATTTCCAGGCTATTTTTCCGGGCAAGTATTACACCACGACCTTTGAAGACTGGGTTTTTACCCGTGAATTTGCCGATGATTTGCTTTTGAAGCACTTCGGTACGGTCTCGTTCAAGGGCTTTGGCATTGAGAACCTTCATAGCGGCATCATTGCTGCCGGGGCTGTCATGCATTATCTTTCAGAGACCCGCCATGAGCAGATCGCCCATATTAACCGGATCTCGCGTATTGATGAGCACCAGTTTGTCTGGCTCGACAAGTTTACCATCCGTAACCTTGAGATCCTTTATTCGGCCAATGAAAATGCCACCACGCTGATCCAGGTGCTCGACCATACGATTTCGCCCATGGGGAGCCGTTTGCTGAAACGCTGGATCGTGCTACCTCTTAAGGACAGGCAGCTGATCAATGAGCGCCATGATGTGGTGGAGTTTTTGTTGAAAAATCAGGAGTTGGCCGGCAAACTGGGCGGGTATATCCGTCAGATAGGCGATCTGGAGCGCCTTATTTCGAAGGTGGCTGTGGGGAAAGTGAATCCACGCGAGGTCCTGCAGATACAGAAAGCCCTGGAAGCCCTTGAACCTATGCGGCGGCTGTGCCTTGACAGCGGTTGCCTTCCCCTTCAAAAGGCTGGCGACCAGATCAATCCCTGCAACCTGATTCGCGAACGCATTGCCAAAGAAATTAAAAGTGAACCTTCTGCCTCCATCACCAAAGGCAATGTCATTGCCGATGGGGTCTCTGATGAGCTGGATGAGCTGCGCGGCATGGCCTTCTCGGGAAAAGATTACCTGGCCAGGCTGAGGCAGCGTGAAATAGAACGCACGGGAATCCCCAACATTAAGATTTCGTACAACAATGTTTTCGGCTATTATCTTGAGGTGACAAACACCCATAAGGATAAAGTGCCGGATGACTGGGAGCGCAAGCAAACTTTGGTGAACAATGAGCGATACATCACCGCTGAGCTCAAGGAATATGAAACGAAGATCCTTTCGGCCGAGGAGAGGATCCTTCAGAAGGAAGAAGAATTGTTCAACGCCCTGGTAACGGCTCTGCAGGAATATATTGAACCCATACAGGTCAATGCCAGTGTGGTGGGCCGCATTGATGTGCTGCTTTGCTTTGCTACCGTAGCCCGGCAATACAATTATTTCCGGCCCGAGATCAACGACTCGTTTGTGCTCGATATCAAGGGCGGGCGCCACCCGGTCATCGAACAGCAGTTGCCCCCCGGAGAGGAATATGTGGCAAACGACGTGTTGCTCGATAATGAGCACCAGCAGATCCTGATGATCACCGGCCCCAATATGTCGGGGAAATCGGCCCTGCTGAGGCAAACTGCCCTGATTGTACTGATGGCCCAGATGGGATGCTTTGTGCCCGCAGAAAAAGCCTCGATAGGTTATATTGATAAGATCTTTACACGCGTGGGTGCCTCTGACAATATTTCGTCGGGCGAGTCCACCTTTATGGTTGAGATGAACGAGACGGCCAGCATCCTGAACAACATCTCAAACCGCAGCCTGATCCTGCTCGATGAAATTGGCAGGGGAACCAGCACTTATGATGGCATCAGCATTGCCTGGGCCATTGCCGAGTTCCTGCACGAACACCCCATGTTCAGGGCAAAAACCCTGTTTGCCACTCATTATCACGAGTTGAACGAGATGGCGACGGCCTTCCCCAGGATCAGAAACTTCAATGTTTCCATCAAAGAGATGCATAACCAGGTGATCTTCCTGCGGAAGCTTGTTCCCGGTGGCAGCGAGCACAGCTTTGGAATCCATGTGGCACGGATGGCAGGGATGCCCGCCGTGGTGATTGACAGGGCCAATCAGGTCATGTCGCAACTGGAGAAGACCCATAGCCATGAAGAACTGGCAGGGAAGGCTGGATCAGGTAAGGGAAAACCAGGTAAAAAAGACAAAGACAATTACCAGCTGAGCTTTTTCCAGCTGGATGATCCCCTGCTCGAACAGATCAAAGAAGATATCCTGAATACCGACATCAACACGCTTACGCCAGTGGAAGCCCTGATGAAACTCAATGAAATCAAGCGGCTTCTGGGTAAATAA
- a CDS encoding OmpH family outer membrane protein, with protein MKKTALFTIMILLAGMSFGQRFAYIDSDYIMENIPEYKAAEQELEQISVSWQTEIEQKFSEVDRLYREYQAEAPLLPEDMRRQREESIIEQERIAKELQMQRFGREGDLFKKRQELIKPIQDKIYEAIEEIATRGNYAVIFDKSGGMTMIFTDVRYDLSDEVLQRLGYRN; from the coding sequence ATGAAAAAAACTGCCCTATTTACCATCATGATTCTTTTGGCCGGAATGAGTTTTGGCCAGCGTTTTGCCTACATCGACTCCGACTACATCATGGAGAATATTCCCGAATATAAGGCTGCCGAGCAGGAGCTGGAACAAATCAGCGTAAGCTGGCAAACCGAAATTGAACAGAAATTCAGTGAAGTCGACCGCCTGTATCGTGAATACCAGGCAGAGGCCCCTTTGCTGCCCGAAGATATGCGCCGTCAGCGCGAAGAATCCATTATTGAACAGGAACGCATTGCCAAGGAACTGCAAATGCAACGTTTTGGACGGGAAGGCGACCTTTTCAAAAAGCGCCAGGAACTGATAAAGCCCATTCAGGACAAAATCTATGAAGCCATTGAGGAAATTGCTACCCGTGGAAATTATGCCGTAATCTTCGACAAGTCGGGCGGTATGACCATGATCTTTACGGATGTGCGCTACGACCTCAGTGATGAGGTGCTGCAACGTTTGGGTTACCGGAACTAG
- the bamA gene encoding outer membrane protein assembly factor BamA: MGQDVLTGDQIRIDPTNPLEYRIGGISVTGTEFIDDNVVIMVSQLYVGQTVLVPGEQISRAILNLWKQGLFQHVAISVTSIQGESIFLDIELQERPRLTRFEFKGVKKADADKLEENLNLVRGDVVTESLLFRAESAIEEYFVEKGFLKPSIEIQEIPDTARVNSIALEFNIDRGQRTRIANVNVYGNEILSDGKIKRLMKKTREKSLRFIFNSSKLIQEQFVEDKQNIIDRYNELGKRDARILNDSIYFVEENRINIDLYIDEGPTYYYRDISWVGNTVYPTEFLNEVLGIKAGDLYNQKLLEKNLFMNMEGVDVSSLYLDAGYLFFDIKPVETAVENDSIDLEMRIFEGKQATINRVTVSGNDRTNDHVIMREIRTRPGQLFSRNDIIRSQRQIIQLGYFDQEKINVIPKPNPVDGTVDIEYVVEETSSDQVELSGGWGANRIIGTVGLTFNNFSTRNFFKKEAWRPLPTGDGQSLSLRAQTYGRGYISYSMSFVEPWLGGKKPNTLSLSVYQTTHRTNFAKSHPNYGYYSIIGASVGFAKRLTVPDDYFFLQQFVTYQNYDILNSPIPFIINTGQSNNLSYNVVLGRNSVDAPLYPREGSEISLSLQLTPPYSSLTGKNFAGLADEDRYKWLEYHKWKFNTSWYTRLAGDLVLSTRTRFGFLGFYNPDIGFPPFERFYLGGDGISGWEIDGREIIALRGYANYSLTPTDRTGQEIGATVFNKYTVELRYPIVLSPMSTIYALAFVEGGNAWKNFREYNPFNIKRSAGVGLRIFLPMFGLLGIDYGYGFDTIPGRPGDSGGRFHFSIGQSID, translated from the coding sequence ATGGGTCAAGATGTACTGACGGGCGACCAGATACGTATCGATCCCACGAACCCTTTGGAATATCGGATCGGAGGCATCAGTGTTACCGGAACAGAGTTCATTGATGATAACGTGGTGATTATGGTCTCCCAATTGTATGTCGGGCAAACCGTCCTGGTTCCGGGAGAACAGATTTCGAGGGCCATTCTGAACCTATGGAAGCAAGGCCTCTTTCAGCATGTGGCGATCTCCGTGACCAGTATCCAGGGGGAGTCGATCTTCCTGGACATAGAATTACAGGAGCGGCCCCGGCTTACCCGGTTTGAGTTTAAGGGGGTAAAAAAGGCCGATGCCGACAAACTGGAGGAGAACCTGAACCTAGTCAGGGGTGACGTGGTGACCGAAAGCCTCCTTTTCAGGGCGGAAAGTGCCATAGAAGAATATTTTGTAGAAAAGGGATTCCTTAAGCCCAGCATAGAAATCCAAGAAATCCCCGACACTGCGCGGGTAAACAGCATTGCCCTGGAGTTTAACATCGACCGGGGGCAGCGCACCCGCATTGCCAATGTAAATGTGTATGGCAATGAGATTCTGTCGGACGGAAAGATCAAGCGATTGATGAAAAAAACCAGGGAAAAGAGTTTAAGGTTCATCTTTAACTCATCCAAACTGATTCAGGAGCAATTTGTTGAAGACAAGCAAAACATCATCGACCGTTACAATGAACTTGGGAAACGCGATGCCAGGATCCTTAATGATTCGATCTATTTTGTAGAAGAGAATCGAATTAATATTGACCTGTACATTGACGAAGGGCCCACCTATTATTACCGCGATATTTCCTGGGTAGGCAACACGGTTTATCCCACAGAATTCCTCAATGAAGTGCTGGGCATCAAAGCGGGGGACCTCTACAACCAGAAACTGCTGGAAAAAAACCTCTTCATGAACATGGAAGGGGTGGATGTCAGTTCCCTTTATTTGGATGCGGGTTATTTGTTCTTCGACATCAAGCCCGTGGAGACTGCCGTCGAAAACGACTCCATTGACCTGGAGATGCGCATTTTTGAGGGGAAACAGGCCACCATCAACCGGGTTACCGTCAGCGGAAACGATCGCACCAACGACCACGTAATCATGCGTGAGATCCGAACCCGCCCCGGGCAGCTTTTCAGCCGCAACGACATTATTCGCAGCCAGCGCCAGATCATTCAGCTGGGATACTTTGATCAGGAAAAGATTAATGTGATCCCCAAGCCCAACCCTGTGGATGGCACCGTTGACATTGAATACGTGGTTGAAGAAACCTCCTCTGACCAGGTGGAACTTTCCGGAGGCTGGGGAGCCAACCGAATCATAGGAACCGTTGGTCTTACCTTCAACAATTTCAGTACCCGAAACTTCTTCAAGAAAGAGGCCTGGAGGCCTTTGCCCACCGGCGACGGGCAAAGCCTTTCGCTCCGCGCACAGACTTACGGGCGGGGATACATATCTTACAGCATGTCGTTTGTAGAACCCTGGTTAGGTGGGAAAAAACCCAATACGCTTAGCCTAAGCGTTTATCAGACCACGCACCGTACCAATTTTGCCAAGAGCCACCCCAACTATGGCTATTATTCCATTATTGGTGCCAGTGTTGGTTTTGCCAAACGGTTAACCGTTCCTGACGACTATTTCTTCCTTCAGCAGTTTGTGACCTATCAGAACTATGATATTCTCAACAGCCCCATACCCTTCATCATCAATACCGGGCAGTCGAACAACCTGAGCTATAACGTGGTGCTGGGAAGAAACTCAGTAGACGCACCCCTCTACCCGCGTGAAGGATCTGAGATTTCGCTCTCCCTCCAGTTGACACCTCCTTATTCAAGCCTCACCGGAAAAAACTTTGCCGGACTTGCTGATGAAGACCGCTACAAATGGCTGGAATACCACAAATGGAAATTTAATACCAGCTGGTATACACGTTTGGCAGGAGATTTGGTGTTAAGTACCCGGACCAGGTTCGGTTTTCTGGGCTTCTATAACCCCGACATTGGATTCCCGCCCTTCGAAAGATTTTATCTCGGAGGCGATGGAATCTCTGGCTGGGAAATAGATGGCCGGGAGATCATCGCTCTGAGAGGTTATGCCAACTATTCGCTGACGCCAACCGACAGAACGGGACAGGAAATCGGGGCCACCGTATTCAACAAATATACCGTTGAACTGCGCTACCCCATTGTGCTCAGCCCCATGTCGACCATTTATGCGCTGGCTTTTGTGGAAGGCGGGAATGCCTGGAAAAACTTCAGGGAATACAACCCGTTTAACATCAAGCGCTCAGCAGGGGTCGGTCTGAGGATTTTCCTCCCCATGTTCGGATTGCTCGGGATCGACTACGGTTATGGTTTTGATACCATTCCCGGCAGACCCGGCGACAGCGGCGGAAGGTTCCACTTCTCTATCGGCCAGTCCATAGATTAA
- a CDS encoding isoprenyl transferase, with product MDLKDQINLENIPRHVAIIMDGNGRWARHRGKDRNFGHEHGVEAVRDTVKAAAELGVEYLTFFAFSTENWERPQYEVDTLMELLVKAIHNETPELNENGVRLQTIGDLDALPKQCRQELKEAIALTAHNTKLTVVVALSYSSRWEILKATKKIAAKICSGELKPDEIDNLIFENHLETAGIPDPDLLIRTSGELRVSNFLLWQIAYAELYFPCVLWPDFRKKHFFEAVIEYQKRERRFGRIPQPQF from the coding sequence ATGGATTTAAAGGATCAGATAAATCTTGAAAATATACCGCGTCATGTGGCCATTATCATGGATGGAAACGGTCGTTGGGCTCGTCACCGGGGCAAGGACCGCAATTTCGGGCATGAGCATGGGGTGGAGGCCGTTCGCGACACGGTTAAGGCTGCAGCCGAGCTGGGGGTTGAATATCTGACCTTTTTTGCCTTTTCTACCGAGAATTGGGAGCGGCCTCAATATGAAGTTGACACCCTGATGGAGCTTTTAGTGAAGGCTATCCATAACGAAACGCCAGAACTGAACGAAAATGGCGTACGTTTGCAAACCATTGGAGACCTGGATGCACTTCCAAAACAATGTCGCCAGGAATTAAAAGAGGCCATTGCGCTTACCGCTCACAACACCAAGCTAACGGTTGTCGTAGCCCTGAGTTATAGCTCACGCTGGGAGATCCTGAAAGCAACAAAAAAAATTGCAGCAAAAATCTGTTCAGGCGAACTGAAACCGGACGAAATTGACAACCTGATTTTTGAAAACCACCTGGAGACCGCAGGCATTCCTGATCCCGACCTGTTAATACGCACCAGCGGTGAATTGCGTGTCAGCAATTTTTTACTGTGGCAAATCGCTTATGCTGAATTGTACTTCCCCTGTGTCCTTTGGCCTGACTTCAGAAAAAAACATTTTTTCGAAGCTGTTATTGAATATCAGAAAAGGGAAAGACGCTTCGGCAGGATTCCACAACCCCAGTTTTAA
- a CDS encoding DUF6089 family protein: protein MTQIIVPGCCKKKSYTGFLLLFLIFFLHTPSLMGQKNELGLLFGGSYYLGDLNPGRQFAMTRIGLGGMYRYNFGPHISARVNGIFASVEGNDALIKYNEDRNLRFVSNVTELSGQFEVNFLPYEPGNLETPYSPFLFFGGGIFWFNPRAQYPADPNDPNSDWQWISLRILGTEGQGNEGYPDKYKPFSHQFMFGVGFKFNISRNITGGIEWGMRRTGTDYLDDVSTQYPDISVFDDSDNRPQAIYFHDRSLSHNGQNAGLQRGDPSVNDWYSFAGFVIAFKIKDSSRAKCSAYN from the coding sequence ATGACACAAATAATAGTGCCAGGTTGCTGTAAGAAAAAATCCTATACGGGTTTTCTTTTGCTGTTTCTGATATTTTTTCTGCACACCCCTTCACTGATGGGCCAAAAGAATGAACTGGGCCTGCTGTTTGGAGGGTCTTATTACCTGGGTGATCTGAATCCCGGCCGGCAGTTTGCCATGACCCGCATTGGCCTTGGAGGGATGTACCGCTATAACTTCGGGCCCCATATTTCAGCCAGGGTGAATGGCATTTTTGCCAGTGTAGAAGGCAACGACGCTTTGATCAAATACAACGAGGATCGAAACCTGCGCTTTGTTTCAAACGTTACCGAGCTCTCAGGGCAATTTGAGGTGAATTTTCTTCCCTATGAACCCGGGAACCTCGAAACACCTTATTCACCATTCCTGTTTTTTGGGGGCGGGATTTTCTGGTTCAATCCAAGGGCACAATACCCTGCCGACCCTAATGATCCGAACAGCGATTGGCAGTGGATCTCATTAAGAATCCTGGGAACTGAAGGCCAGGGCAATGAAGGATACCCTGACAAATACAAGCCCTTTTCCCATCAATTTATGTTTGGAGTCGGGTTTAAGTTCAACATCAGCCGCAACATTACCGGGGGCATTGAATGGGGAATGCGACGCACAGGGACCGACTACCTGGACGATGTAAGTACCCAATACCCAGACATTAGTGTTTTTGATGATTCAGATAATCGCCCCCAGGCCATTTATTTTCACGACCGTTCCCTTTCTCACAATGGTCAAAATGCAGGACTGCAGCGCGGAGACCCGTCTGTAAACGACTGGTATTCCTTTGCAGGATTCGTTATTGCCTTTAAAATCAAAGACTCCTCCCGTGCCAAATGCTCCGCTTACAATTAA
- a CDS encoding NAD kinase — protein MKIALFGREFNPAYFAQVNTLLTTLEKRVSQFLVYENFYGYLKSGFSFTRPVKTFQHHQELDADTFCMISLGGDGTLLDTITLLKDSGIPVLGINTGRLGFLSAVSTDEVSMAAEALLSGNFTLDRRSLLQLVAPEDLFGSFSFALNELTVLKRDTSTMISISAYVDGQFLNTYWADGLIIATPTGSTGYSLSCGGPIISPESHNFIVTPIATHNLTVRPIVIPDTSTVKLRISGRSQEYLVVLDSRTRPLSTSVELVIKKARFSINLICLGQKDFFKTIRNKLAWGLDKRN, from the coding sequence ATGAAGATAGCCCTATTTGGCCGGGAGTTTAACCCAGCTTATTTTGCCCAGGTAAACACCTTGCTAACCACCCTGGAGAAACGGGTTAGTCAGTTTTTGGTGTATGAAAATTTTTATGGGTATTTGAAAAGCGGATTTTCATTTACCCGTCCGGTTAAAACCTTCCAGCACCACCAGGAGCTGGATGCTGACACCTTTTGCATGATAAGCCTGGGGGGTGATGGAACCCTGCTGGATACGATCACCCTGCTGAAGGATTCAGGTATTCCGGTGCTTGGGATTAATACCGGGCGTCTGGGCTTCCTTTCGGCTGTATCCACCGATGAAGTGAGCATGGCTGCTGAGGCATTGCTTAGCGGCAACTTCACACTCGACCGCAGAAGCCTGTTGCAACTGGTAGCCCCGGAGGATTTGTTCGGGTCCTTTAGTTTTGCCCTGAACGAATTAACGGTCCTCAAACGCGACACTTCGACGATGATCTCCATCAGTGCCTATGTCGACGGGCAATTTCTGAATACCTACTGGGCAGATGGGCTGATTATAGCCACACCAACCGGATCGACAGGCTATTCCCTGAGTTGCGGCGGACCCATTATTTCACCTGAATCACACAATTTCATCGTTACACCCATTGCCACGCACAATCTAACGGTGAGACCTATCGTTATTCCTGATACCAGCACCGTTAAGCTACGCATCAGTGGGCGTTCGCAGGAATACCTGGTTGTGCTCGATTCCCGTACCCGGCCTTTATCAACTTCGGTTGAGCTGGTCATTAAAAAGGCGCGGTTTTCCATTAACCTGATTTGCCTGGGGCAAAAGGATTTTTTCAAGACCATCAGAAACAAACTGGCCTGGGGCCTCGATAAAAGAAATTAG
- a CDS encoding OsmC family protein, with the protein MSDLTFRIKAESASAAKTIVKARNFEMIVDEPENLGGSNAAPNPVEYVLAAFAGCLNVMGHLVAKEMGFELRSLKIDISGALNPAKLFGQSFDDRAGYKSITVKLTPDCDADEDTLEEWIHAVESRCPVSDNLQNTTPVKVEIGKMAVTA; encoded by the coding sequence ATGTCAGATTTAACCTTCAGAATTAAAGCAGAAAGCGCCAGTGCAGCCAAAACCATTGTAAAAGCGCGCAATTTTGAGATGATTGTGGATGAGCCAGAGAATCTGGGAGGCAGCAACGCAGCGCCCAACCCTGTGGAATACGTCCTTGCAGCCTTTGCTGGATGTCTCAATGTTATGGGTCACCTGGTGGCCAAAGAAATGGGATTTGAACTCAGAAGCCTCAAAATTGACATCTCAGGGGCCCTGAACCCAGCCAAGCTTTTTGGACAAAGTTTTGACGATCGTGCAGGCTACAAGAGCATTACCGTTAAACTAACGCCCGATTGCGATGCTGACGAAGATACCTTGGAAGAATGGATCCATGCAGTTGAAAGCCGTTGCCCGGTTAGCGACAACCTGCAAAACACCACCCCTGTAAAAGTAGAGATTGGAAAAATGGCTGTAACTGCCTAA
- a CDS encoding Crp/Fnr family transcriptional regulator — MPTKVSEGSKNWYSLLTPQQHELVINHSRLVLFRKNETILKQGFIAGHILFLEEGMAKLSVEDGQKITVLKIVPPGSFIGLMCSFIKGTLDFSAAAIKDSKVRLIDREIFEQLIRENGDLAVALVQKMSLDTNKMVHDLVHLSHKNADGAICTVLFQLAGIFESHAFQIPLSRIEIANIVGYSKESVINTLSALNRDKVISLSGKNIEILDMKRLEMIARNG; from the coding sequence ATGCCGACCAAGGTTTCTGAAGGAAGTAAAAACTGGTATTCACTACTGACGCCACAACAACACGAGTTGGTGATTAACCACTCCAGACTTGTGCTCTTCCGGAAAAATGAAACCATCCTTAAGCAAGGATTCATTGCCGGTCACATTCTTTTTCTTGAAGAGGGAATGGCTAAACTCAGCGTGGAAGATGGACAGAAAATTACCGTTCTGAAGATTGTGCCCCCGGGTTCATTCATCGGACTTATGTGTTCATTCATTAAGGGCACGCTTGACTTTTCGGCTGCAGCCATAAAGGACTCCAAAGTACGGCTCATTGACAGGGAAATATTTGAACAATTGATTCGTGAGAACGGTGATCTGGCCGTTGCCCTTGTCCAGAAAATGTCGCTTGATACCAATAAAATGGTCCACGACCTGGTACACCTGAGCCATAAAAATGCCGATGGTGCTATTTGTACTGTACTTTTCCAATTGGCAGGCATCTTTGAAAGCCACGCTTTTCAGATACCCCTTAGCCGGATCGAAATTGCAAATATTGTTGGTTACTCAAAGGAAAGCGTCATCAACACCCTTTCTGCCCTCAACAGAGATAAGGTCATTTCTTTATCAGGAAAGAACATTGAAATCCTTGATATGAAAAGGCTTGAGATGATTGCACGAAATGGCTGA
- the rodA gene encoding rod shape-determining protein RodA — translation MKKQYDFFQNIDKTTVFLFLLMIIMGWLNIFSAELNEDHQSIFDVSQSYGKQMMWIITSIVIGAVILMFDAKFFPAFSWVIYGGIMVILVSVLFFGTEINASRSWFKIGSFALQPAEFAKFATALALAKYIAGVKSRSLDLKTRLKPLAIIALPMGLIFLQNDTGTALVFASFMLVFYREGYISGLLLTFGLIAAFLFILTLVVNQYILIGILALLTLIGAIIFRKRRRELLQLLGLFALLSLYIYSVDYAFENFLQPHQRLRIEVLLNEEVDLKGAGYNLNQSKIAIGSGGFWGKGYLKGTQTKFDFVPEQGTDFIFCTIGEEWGFIGSFVIIFLYLIFIGRLVMLAERQRSTFSRVFGYSIASILFFHFLINIGMTIGLMPVIGIPLPFFSYGGSSLWGFTIMIFTFLKLDSKRLELL, via the coding sequence ATGAAAAAACAATATGACTTTTTTCAAAATATTGACAAGACCACCGTCTTTCTTTTTCTCCTTATGATCATAATGGGTTGGCTGAATATTTTTTCAGCCGAGCTCAATGAAGACCATCAAAGCATTTTTGATGTCAGCCAAAGTTATGGGAAGCAAATGATGTGGATCATAACCTCTATCGTAATCGGAGCCGTAATTTTGATGTTTGATGCCAAGTTCTTCCCCGCCTTTTCCTGGGTGATCTATGGAGGGATTATGGTTATCCTGGTGAGTGTTTTGTTTTTTGGCACCGAGATCAACGCCTCCAGGTCGTGGTTCAAAATAGGCAGTTTTGCCCTTCAGCCTGCAGAATTTGCAAAATTTGCCACGGCGCTTGCCCTGGCAAAATATATAGCAGGGGTGAAATCGCGTAGCCTGGACCTAAAGACCCGGCTGAAACCCCTAGCAATCATCGCCCTGCCCATGGGGCTGATATTCCTTCAGAACGATACCGGAACAGCCCTGGTGTTTGCCTCCTTCATGCTGGTATTTTATCGCGAAGGATATATTAGCGGATTGTTGCTGACCTTTGGATTGATTGCGGCATTCCTTTTTATCCTTACCCTGGTGGTGAATCAGTATATCCTGATCGGTATCCTGGCCCTTTTGACCCTCATCGGGGCGATCATTTTCAGAAAAAGAAGAAGGGAATTGCTACAGTTGCTGGGTTTATTCGCTTTGCTTTCCCTGTACATTTATTCGGTGGATTATGCTTTTGAGAATTTCCTTCAACCCCACCAGCGGCTACGTATCGAAGTATTGCTGAACGAGGAGGTTGACCTGAAAGGGGCAGGCTACAACCTGAATCAATCGAAGATTGCCATTGGTTCAGGAGGATTTTGGGGCAAAGGATATCTGAAAGGAACCCAGACCAAATTTGATTTTGTTCCGGAACAGGGTACCGACTTCATCTTCTGTACCATTGGGGAGGAATGGGGCTTTATTGGGAGTTTTGTTATCATCTTCCTCTACCTGATTTTCATAGGAAGGCTGGTCATGCTGGCTGAGCGCCAGCGTTCAACGTTCAGCAGGGTTTTTGGCTATTCCATTGCCTCTATTCTCTTTTTCCATTTCCTCATCAACATTGGTATGACCATTGGATTGATGCCGGTTATTGGCATCCCCCTGCCTTTCTTTAGCTATGGCGGGTCTTCGCTTTGGGGATTTACCATCATGATCTTCACTTTCCTGAAACTGGATTCAAAAAGGCTGGAATTGCTTTAG